Proteins from a genomic interval of Quercus robur chromosome 9, dhQueRobu3.1, whole genome shotgun sequence:
- the LOC126699138 gene encoding uncharacterized protein LOC126699138 isoform X1, producing MGRSFFRKLLDDDSDEDEIIIKLLTGSTPQRKHRRYIERNHLAGHRRLYDDYFAEEPVYPPNLFRRRFRMRRSLFLRILSRVEAYEPYFTQKRNAAKKLGLSPLQKMTAALRMLAYGVAADFMDEYVRIAETTAITSLKKFVAAVVAIFSEEYLRSPNNEDIARLLAHGQNRGFPGMLGSIDCMHWKWKNCPTAWKGMYCGHIREPSIILEAVASYDLWIWHSFFGLPGSNNDINVLERSHVFSELAQGRAPAVNYSINGEDYTMGYYLADGIYPQWSTFVKTIPRPLLAKRKLFAKAQEAYRKDVERAFGVLQARFAIVRGPARFFYHETLHDIMKACIILHNMIIEDERDEAEAVDLDYEQIDEISCTPMSREPTNEFTEFIQVHQCIRDREAHSQLQMNLVEHLWQLQGES from the coding sequence ATGGGTCGTTCTTTTTTTCGTAAATTGCTTGATGATGACTCAGATGAAGATGAGATAATTATAAAACTTCTCACGGGTTCGACACCACAACGTAAGCATCGTCGGTATATCGAACGTAATCATTTGGCAGGCCATAGAAGGCTTTATGATGACTACTTTGCCGAAGAACCTGTATATCCTCCCAACTTATTTCGAAGGAGATTTCGAATGAGACGTTCTCTTTTTCTCCGAATCTTATCTAGGGTAGAAGCTTATGAACCTtactttacccaaaaaagaaatgctGCCAAAAAGCTTGGTCTATCTCCCCTTCAAAAGATGACCGCTGCACTTAGGATGCTTGCTTATGGAGTAGCGGCTGATTTTATGGATGAATATGTGAGAATAGCAGAAACCACTGCAATAActagtttgaaaaaatttgttgcagCAGTGGTTGCTATTTTTTCAGAGGAATACTTGAGGTCACCAAACAATGAAGACATCGCTAGATTGTTAGCCCATGGCCAAAACCGTGGATTTCCAGGCATGTTGGGAAGTATTGATTGCATGCATTGGAAATGGAAAAATTGTCCAACTGCATGGAAAGGGATGTATTGTGGTCATATTCGTGAGCCAAGTATTATTTTGGAAGCAGTGGCTTCATATGATCTTTGGATATGGCactcattttttgggttacctGGATCAAACAATGATATTAACGTGTTGGAGCGGTCTCATGTATTTTCTGAACTTGCACAAGGACGTGCTCCTGCAGTTAATTACTCAATTAATGGTGAGGATTACACAATGGGATATTATCTTGCCGATGGCATATATCCACAATGGTCAACATTTGTGAAGACAATCCCAAGGCCACTAttagcaaaaagaaaattatttgcaaaagcTCAGGAGGCATATAGGAAGGATGTAGAGCGTGCATTTGGAGTGCTTCAAGCACGATTTGCTATTGTACGTGGACCTGCACGGTTTTTCTATCATGAAACACTACATGACATTATGAAAGCGTGCATAATTCTTCATAACATGATTATTGAAGATGAGCGAGATGAAGCTGAAGCAGTGGACTTAGATTATGAACaaattgatgagatttcatGTACACCAATGTCACGTGAGCCAACAAATGAATTTACGGAATTCATTCAAGTTCATCAATGCATTAGGGATCGAGAAGCTCATTCTCAACTCCAAATGAATCTCGTTGAGCATTTATGGCAATTACAAGGAGAGTCATGA